A single Staphylococcus muscae DNA region contains:
- a CDS encoding DUF523 domain-containing protein has protein sequence MIGISACLIGEAVRYDGGHKRQDALKQLIDCGEAVAICPEVLGGLSVPREPSELINGNGVSVWEGHCEVRTQSGRDVTQTFKLGAQEALHILQQYHIDTVILKDGSPSCGSTEIYDGQFNGTKTQGVGVTTALLQQHGIRVYNEHNWHTMF, from the coding sequence ATGATTGGGATTAGTGCGTGTTTAATCGGAGAAGCGGTTCGCTATGATGGCGGTCATAAGCGGCAAGATGCATTGAAGCAGTTGATCGATTGTGGAGAAGCCGTTGCGATTTGTCCAGAAGTGCTCGGCGGATTGTCCGTCCCACGCGAACCATCGGAACTTATTAATGGCAATGGAGTGTCTGTATGGGAAGGACACTGCGAGGTAAGAACACAATCGGGGAGAGACGTGACGCAGACTTTTAAACTTGGTGCACAAGAAGCACTCCATATTTTACAACAATATCATATTGATACGGTAATCTTGAAAGATGGTAGTCCATCTTGTGGCAGTACGGAGATATACGATGGTCAATTCAATGGTACAAAAACACAAGGTGTCGGTGTGACAACCGCTTTACTTCAGCAACACGGTATCCGTGTTTACAATGAGCACAATTGGCATACGATGTTTTAA
- a CDS encoding cyclophilin-like fold protein — protein sequence MTRIALTVKDKTFQAELDHNATTQKLLENLPLTIPMSDLHHNEKYYTFDKSFPSQQEPVQTIQSGDLMLYGSDTLVLFYESFSTPYTYTRLGRLLDNIDLRETLGSGDVTVTIKKDV from the coding sequence ATGACACGTATTGCACTAACAGTTAAAGATAAAACATTTCAAGCAGAACTCGATCATAATGCGACAACACAGAAGCTTTTAGAGAACTTGCCACTCACAATTCCTATGTCTGACCTACATCACAATGAAAAATACTATACGTTCGATAAGTCATTCCCTTCTCAACAAGAACCTGTCCAAACCATTCAATCAGGTGATTTAATGCTATACGGATCAGATACACTCGTCTTATTTTATGAAAGCTTCTCAACACCTTACACCTATACAAGATTAGGGCGTTTACTAGATAACATAGACCTACGTGAAACTTTAGGGAGTGGTGATGTCACAGTCACAATTAAAAAAGACGTATAA
- a CDS encoding trypsin-like serine protease has product MNKLNYIKIPLVLTGLYFVYPTQVAHANEMVEAPQQNTMLHEDSQIAQDEQVESEEATKSVDQAFNTDETQTASVENKQQATAYTYDAQAVEEDDSEDADETEESSDEPEENFTYDTSKDPNFDADGDLIDKRRKLTGDEVKHDTALVHTDNANYTGQIESLKGGDGTGAVIGKNLVLTAGHVLYNNNTPRDYMTGGYVIPGKDGDKEPYGRFKIKAMHVPEQYEETPWRKYDMGIIELEPNEKGQSIGDLIPPYRIKQFDRSMIGQKVYSQGYPSDKNPVTQNQWHADGKIIQVQEQGTIEYSMHNSEGQSGGPVLLDKTREIIAVHTYGTRGNEYGTLGTPITSELYDWITSFIEKEPQSKPEETMPQGDTSETVKPALKQDETQTSEVQDAPSEIEKAPKTAMSTNDKKGLKDNSEENRVEQSVMSPVSSHTGQKVPDTPIKVANSEVKLVTTGMTPQFKPVSMQTSNQVGHVSNMENEQGTAVAESMKHQSQTTKKQLPQTGDIPTNRSFIAGFFLTILGIMLLRFRRKVKGL; this is encoded by the coding sequence ATGAATAAATTAAATTACATAAAGATTCCCCTTGTTTTAACTGGATTATATTTTGTTTATCCGACACAAGTAGCGCATGCCAATGAAATGGTAGAAGCACCGCAACAAAATACAATGCTTCATGAAGATAGTCAAATCGCACAAGATGAGCAAGTGGAAAGTGAAGAAGCAACAAAGTCAGTGGATCAAGCATTTAATACTGATGAGACACAAACAGCATCGGTAGAAAATAAACAACAAGCGACTGCATATACATATGATGCACAAGCAGTTGAAGAAGATGATTCAGAAGATGCTGATGAGACTGAAGAAAGCTCAGATGAACCGGAAGAGAACTTTACATATGATACATCGAAAGACCCGAACTTTGATGCAGATGGTGATCTGATTGATAAGCGTAGAAAGTTGACAGGAGATGAAGTGAAACACGATACAGCCCTTGTACATACGGATAATGCGAATTATACGGGGCAAATAGAAAGCTTAAAAGGTGGAGATGGAACAGGTGCTGTAATCGGTAAAAATTTAGTGTTAACAGCGGGTCATGTTTTATATAACAATAATACGCCACGAGATTATATGACAGGTGGTTATGTGATACCGGGTAAGGATGGCGATAAAGAGCCATATGGTCGATTTAAAATTAAAGCAATGCACGTACCTGAACAATATGAAGAGACACCTTGGAGAAAGTACGATATGGGAATTATCGAATTAGAGCCGAATGAAAAAGGACAATCAATTGGCGATTTAATTCCACCTTATCGTATTAAACAATTCGATCGAAGTATGATTGGACAGAAAGTGTACAGTCAAGGCTATCCATCCGACAAAAACCCTGTGACGCAAAATCAATGGCATGCAGACGGAAAGATTATTCAAGTTCAAGAACAAGGGACGATTGAATATTCGATGCATAATTCAGAAGGGCAATCGGGTGGCCCAGTTTTATTAGATAAGACACGTGAGATTATTGCGGTACATACGTATGGAACACGTGGTAATGAGTATGGTACGTTAGGAACACCGATTACGTCGGAACTGTATGACTGGATCACAAGCTTTATAGAAAAAGAACCACAAAGTAAGCCAGAAGAAACGATGCCACAAGGTGATACATCTGAAACAGTGAAACCAGCTCTGAAGCAAGATGAAACACAGACATCTGAAGTACAAGATGCACCATCAGAGATAGAAAAGGCACCTAAAACAGCAATGAGTACAAATGATAAAAAAGGTCTCAAAGATAACTCGGAAGAAAATCGTGTTGAACAGTCCGTGATGTCGCCTGTTTCTTCTCATACTGGACAGAAGGTGCCTGATACACCGATTAAAGTTGCTAACTCTGAAGTGAAGCTGGTGACAACTGGTATGACACCACAGTTCAAGCCAGTTTCTATGCAGACATCCAATCAAGTTGGCCACGTGTCTAATATGGAAAATGAACAGGGCACAGCAGTGGCTGAGAGTATGAAGCATCAAAGTCAAACAACGAAAAAACAGTTACCACAAACAGGTGACATACCTACAAACCGTTCTTTCATAGCTGGATTTTTCTTAACAATTCTAGGTATTATGTTATTAAGATTTAGAAGAAAAGTGAAAGGTTTATAA
- a CDS encoding alpha/beta hydrolase: protein MNYIKHVTSEDGTMIHMKVNDIVGESAKATVIIVHGLAESLERYDEITNYLNANQFNVVRYDQRGHGHSGGQQTFYSGIDEIVEDLSAVVNYVKETFEGKVYLLGHSMGGYTVTLFGTKHPNMVDGIITSGALTRYQLELFGYPDRSIPPETYVANELGQGVCSDPDVMKKYELDDLNAKRISMGLIFTLLDGIEYLKANAEKFIDNILILHGKEDGLVSYKDSLQLFNEIGSEHKSIHIYDGLQHEILNESSYNQNIFAEIVAWLENELER from the coding sequence ATGAACTACATCAAACATGTAACTTCTGAAGATGGCACAATGATTCATATGAAAGTGAACGACATTGTCGGAGAATCGGCTAAAGCGACGGTCATTATTGTACATGGACTGGCGGAGTCACTGGAACGCTATGATGAAATTACGAACTATTTGAATGCGAATCAGTTCAATGTTGTTCGTTATGATCAACGGGGTCATGGTCATTCTGGTGGACAACAAACATTTTATAGTGGCATTGATGAGATTGTAGAAGACTTATCAGCAGTCGTAAACTATGTGAAAGAGACGTTCGAAGGAAAAGTGTATTTGCTAGGTCACAGTATGGGTGGTTACACAGTAACACTGTTTGGAACGAAACATCCGAATATGGTTGATGGTATCATTACTTCCGGTGCGTTGACACGTTATCAATTGGAGTTGTTTGGCTATCCAGATCGCAGTATACCACCTGAAACATACGTGGCTAACGAATTAGGACAAGGTGTCTGTTCAGATCCAGATGTCATGAAGAAATATGAGTTAGATGATTTGAATGCGAAACGAATTTCGATGGGGTTGATTTTCACGCTTTTAGATGGCATTGAATATTTGAAAGCAAATGCCGAAAAGTTCATCGACAATATTCTGATTTTGCATGGTAAAGAAGATGGACTTGTAAGTTATAAAGATTCTTTACAATTATTTAATGAGATTGGATCAGAACATAAATCGATTCATATATACGATGGTTTACAGCATGAAATATTAAATGAAAGTTCATACAATCAAAATATTTTTGCGGAAATCGTTGCTTGGTTAGAAAATGAATTGGAACGATAA
- a CDS encoding oxidoreductase gives MLNIAVIGAGAVGTSIAMSLEPTMPVTLLGRQSDVRTYYDRETETQTTVDVESLNTHQGVFDVIFIAVKTYQLAAVAPHLSRITHANTHIILAQNGYGQLDSLTDYHAYQGVVYISGEKKGQYVTHFRDRRIHVQRDSHTEQLAQQLVHSKLEFVLEDNIEQTIWYKLLVNLGINTVTALTQDTARILKRPDVYALCRQLLVEGLTVAEACGVTFPETTAEDIMQIYTGYPDDMGTSMYYDLKNKQPLEVEAIQGYIYRQSQLHQLHTPTLDCCYHDLKQ, from the coding sequence ATGTTAAATATTGCTGTCATTGGAGCTGGAGCTGTTGGAACCTCTATTGCCATGTCGCTAGAACCCACTATGCCTGTCACATTACTCGGACGACAATCGGATGTACGAACATACTATGATCGAGAAACAGAAACGCAAACTACGGTTGATGTCGAATCACTCAATACACATCAAGGTGTCTTTGATGTTATTTTTATCGCAGTTAAAACATATCAATTAGCAGCCGTAGCACCACATTTATCACGTATAACGCACGCCAATACACACATCATCTTAGCGCAAAACGGCTACGGCCAACTCGATTCTTTAACAGACTATCATGCATATCAAGGTGTCGTTTATATTAGCGGCGAAAAGAAAGGACAATACGTCACGCATTTCCGAGATCGACGCATCCATGTTCAACGTGACTCACACACTGAACAACTCGCACAACAACTGGTGCACTCCAAGTTAGAATTTGTACTTGAAGATAATATTGAACAGACCATTTGGTATAAGTTACTTGTCAATTTAGGCATTAATACCGTGACGGCACTCACACAAGATACTGCTCGTATACTCAAACGCCCAGACGTCTATGCGTTATGTCGTCAACTTCTAGTTGAAGGGCTGACCGTTGCTGAAGCTTGTGGCGTAACATTCCCAGAAACGACCGCAGAAGACATTATGCAAATATACACTGGCTATCCGGATGATATGGGGACAAGTATGTACTATGATTTGAAAAACAAACAGCCTTTAGAAGTGGAAGCGATACAAGGTTATATTTACCGCCAATCGCAACTTCACCAACTTCATACCCCTACACTCGATTGCTGTTATCACGACTTAAAACAATGA
- a CDS encoding NYN domain-containing protein: MKTAILVDGGYYRKRSTSVFGKLTAKDRANELYSYCNRHLKDENYGSTTYNELYKIFYYDCPPINKQVFHPLFGKNKDFSKSETKQWTEDFFKELSKKRKVALRLGELNETTVHYNLKHSTTKKLMNKSKNLDELCENDFVLCLAQKGVDMKIGLDIASLAYKKQVDKIVLISGDSDFVPAAKLARTEGIDFVLDSLGSNIKDNLSLHIDGRKTCDKKYLKQTTI, translated from the coding sequence ATGAAAACAGCTATATTGGTAGATGGTGGTTATTATCGCAAAAGAAGTACAAGTGTTTTTGGAAAATTAACAGCTAAAGATCGTGCAAATGAATTATATAGCTATTGTAATAGACATTTAAAAGATGAAAATTATGGTTCAACAACATATAACGAGTTGTATAAAATTTTTTACTACGACTGCCCTCCTATAAACAAACAAGTTTTCCACCCGTTATTTGGAAAAAATAAAGATTTTAGTAAAAGTGAAACTAAGCAATGGACAGAAGATTTTTTTAAAGAGCTCTCAAAAAAGCGTAAAGTTGCTTTAAGGTTAGGGGAATTAAATGAGACAACTGTTCATTACAACCTTAAGCACTCAACTACTAAAAAACTAATGAATAAAAGTAAAAATCTAGATGAATTATGTGAAAATGATTTTGTTCTCTGCCTTGCACAGAAAGGAGTCGATATGAAAATCGGCTTAGATATCGCTTCCTTAGCTTATAAAAAACAAGTTGATAAAATTGTATTGATCTCTGGCGATAGTGACTTTGTTCCTGCAGCGAAATTAGCACGTACAGAAGGGATCGATTTCGTACTAGATTCTTTAGGGTCAAATATTAAAGATAACCTTTCACTCCATATTGATGGTCGTAAAACTTGTGATAAAAAATACTTAAAACAAACTACAATATAA